A window of the Vicinamibacteria bacterium genome harbors these coding sequences:
- a CDS encoding chemotaxis protein CheW translates to MSETVPQAESGPAVEDASPHADHRPQSPSGRLVVFLGGRVRYAVALECVERVLPMIAISPLPGAPEVVLGVINLRGRVVGVVDPGRRLGLDPRAYGLSSHLLIVRTRRRTLAIATDGVLGLAEALMDAVVPATVVLAGHTPVAGVAALPDGVLLIHDIDSFVTPDEEGQLDQALGGRR, encoded by the coding sequence ATGTCAGAGACAGTCCCCCAAGCCGAGAGCGGCCCCGCGGTCGAGGATGCGTCGCCGCATGCTGACCACAGACCGCAGAGCCCATCCGGACGCCTTGTTGTTTTCCTGGGGGGAAGGGTGCGGTACGCGGTGGCCCTGGAGTGTGTGGAGCGTGTGCTCCCCATGATCGCCATCTCGCCGCTCCCGGGGGCTCCGGAGGTCGTGCTGGGCGTCATCAACCTTCGGGGCCGGGTGGTCGGGGTTGTGGATCCCGGCCGCCGGCTCGGCCTCGATCCCCGCGCCTACGGGCTCTCTTCCCATCTCCTGATCGTGCGCACCCGGCGGCGCACGCTTGCCATAGCCACGGATGGGGTCCTGGGGCTCGCCGAAGCCTTGATGGACGCGGTGGTGCCCGCGACCGTCGTCCTTGCCGGGCACACTCCCGTCGCCGGCGTGGCGGCGCTCCCCGATGGCGTCTTGCTGATCCACGACATCGACTCCTTTGTCACCCCGGATGAGGAGGGTCAACTCGATCAGGCTCTGGGGGGGCGGAGGTGA
- a CDS encoding response regulator transcription factor has translation MTPIRVLLADDHTLVRAGIQGLLQGLPGVEVVGEAGDGQEALRLAEALRPDVVLMDVGMPGLNGLEVAGRLATLDASIRVIILSMHTSEEYVLRALRAGCAGYLLKASAVAELEVAVRAVARGESYLSPAVSKRVVDDYVSRTGGATDPLDALTPRQREILQLAAEGHSSKEIAERLGVSYRTVEAHRAQLMERLGVHDLAGLVRFAVRVGLIRPE, from the coding sequence ATGACGCCCATCCGAGTCCTCTTGGCCGATGACCACACGCTCGTTCGCGCCGGGATCCAGGGTCTTCTCCAAGGACTCCCGGGCGTCGAGGTTGTGGGCGAGGCGGGCGACGGTCAGGAAGCCCTGCGGCTGGCCGAGGCGCTCCGGCCGGATGTCGTTCTCATGGATGTGGGCATGCCGGGATTGAACGGGCTCGAAGTCGCGGGGCGTTTGGCGACTCTGGACGCCTCCATCCGCGTGATCATCCTCTCCATGCACACCTCCGAGGAGTACGTGCTGAGGGCACTGCGTGCGGGATGTGCCGGGTATCTCCTCAAGGCCTCGGCGGTGGCGGAGCTCGAGGTTGCCGTGCGGGCCGTGGCTCGGGGCGAGAGCTATCTGAGTCCGGCGGTCTCCAAGCGCGTGGTCGACGACTACGTGAGCCGAACGGGCGGGGCCACGGATCCCCTCGATGCGCTCACGCCGCGGCAGCGGGAGATCCTACAGTTAGCCGCGGAGGGACACTCAAGCAAGGAGATCGCCGAGCGTCTCGGGGTCAGCTACCGGACAGTGGAGGCACACCGCGCCCAACTCATGGAGCGTTTGGGCGTGCACGACCTTGCCGGCCTCGTGCGGTTCGCGGTGAGGGTGGGCCTGATAAGGCCCGAGTAG
- the hflK gene encoding FtsH protease activity modulator HflK has product MARPGWDGGPIDIGGGRNIRIVLPSVPPNVLRLVLAAAALLIVLVTGYYQVEPDEVGVVQRFGRFVRTSDPGPHIKIPLGVETVTKVPVQATLKMEFGFRTVRPGIKSTFAPPTPETVGESVMLTGDLNVAVVEWIVQYRIRDPKKFLFHVRDVPLTFQYMSEAAMRQVVGDHSVDEVLTIGRETVALQAKEELQRLCDLYGIGIVVQQLILQDVNPPDPVKAAFNEVNQAIQEKERSINEAWADYNKSVPRAKGEADQAVRAAEGYALERVNIAEGDAKRFDALYEEYRKAPAVTRKRIYLETMRELLPKLGRKLLLDDKAKGILPLFQLDGDRKEVKP; this is encoded by the coding sequence ATGGCGCGACCCGGTTGGGATGGCGGCCCTATCGATATCGGCGGGGGTCGCAACATAAGGATTGTCCTCCCCTCGGTGCCTCCCAACGTGCTGCGGCTGGTCCTGGCCGCGGCCGCCCTCCTCATCGTGCTCGTGACCGGCTACTACCAGGTCGAACCCGATGAAGTGGGCGTCGTCCAGCGCTTCGGGCGGTTCGTCCGCACCTCGGATCCGGGCCCTCACATCAAGATTCCCTTGGGCGTCGAAACGGTGACCAAGGTTCCCGTTCAGGCGACGCTCAAGATGGAGTTCGGCTTCCGCACCGTGAGGCCGGGGATCAAGTCCACCTTCGCCCCCCCCACCCCGGAGACCGTAGGCGAGTCCGTCATGCTCACGGGCGACCTCAACGTGGCGGTGGTGGAGTGGATCGTGCAGTACCGGATCCGGGACCCGAAGAAGTTTCTCTTTCACGTGCGGGATGTCCCCCTGACCTTCCAGTACATGTCCGAAGCGGCCATGCGCCAGGTCGTGGGAGACCACAGTGTGGACGAGGTCTTGACCATCGGGCGCGAGACCGTCGCGCTTCAGGCCAAGGAGGAGCTCCAGCGGCTGTGTGACCTGTACGGGATCGGCATCGTTGTCCAACAGCTCATCCTGCAGGACGTGAACCCCCCGGACCCGGTCAAGGCCGCCTTCAACGAGGTGAACCAGGCCATACAGGAGAAGGAGCGTTCCATCAACGAGGCCTGGGCCGACTACAACAAGTCCGTCCCCCGCGCCAAGGGGGAAGCGGACCAAGCGGTGAGGGCGGCCGAGGGGTACGCCCTGGAGCGTGTCAACATCGCCGAGGGAGACGCAAAACGCTTTGATGCCCTCTACGAGGAGTACCGCAAGGCTCCCGCCGTGACCCGGAAGCGCATCTACCTCGAGACCATGCGAGAGCTCCTTCCGAAGCTGGGCCGGAAGCTGCTCTTGGATGACAAGGCCAAGGGGATTCTCCCCCTCTTTCAGCTCGATGGGGACCGGAAAGAGGTGAAGCCGTGA
- a CDS encoding histidine kinase, protein MSQAEGLAAIRKGRLKVFLGYAAGVGKTFRMLEEAQQLKAQGHDVVVGYFEPHGRQDTIAKLAGLEVIPRRCMEYRGHECEEMDTDAILARHPEICAVDEFPHTNVPGSARTKRWEDVMMLLEAGIEVLTTMNVQHLESLNDQMREITGIQVRETIPDWVVKEADQIILIDLPPRALLNRLERGAVYGPDKAERAMENFFKESTLAALREMALRQTAHEIDVRQRDAVDLDAPPPDPRPSILPSTATAEARERILIHLTESLATVGLIRRGRRVADYLKADCFAVSVLVSGRLEELAKEAREALERHLEFARKLHIEARVLEGRDEAEVLVDFARRNGVTQIFLAKPSKRFIPLLNKRHTAMRVVHLAKDMQVTVVAERRPPRGNPS, encoded by the coding sequence ATGAGCCAAGCGGAAGGGCTGGCGGCGATCAGGAAGGGCCGGCTCAAGGTCTTCCTGGGGTATGCCGCGGGAGTGGGGAAGACGTTCAGGATGCTGGAGGAAGCTCAACAGCTGAAGGCGCAGGGACATGATGTGGTGGTCGGCTACTTTGAGCCGCACGGTCGCCAGGACACCATCGCGAAATTGGCGGGACTGGAAGTCATCCCCCGGCGGTGCATGGAGTACCGCGGGCACGAGTGCGAGGAGATGGACACGGACGCCATTCTCGCGCGGCACCCCGAGATCTGCGCCGTCGACGAATTCCCGCACACCAATGTGCCGGGCTCGGCTCGAACCAAACGCTGGGAAGACGTGATGATGCTCCTCGAGGCCGGCATCGAGGTGCTCACGACCATGAACGTTCAGCATCTGGAAAGCCTCAACGATCAGATGCGTGAGATCACCGGCATCCAGGTTCGGGAGACCATTCCCGACTGGGTAGTCAAGGAAGCGGACCAGATCATCTTGATCGACCTGCCCCCGCGGGCCCTTCTCAATCGACTGGAGCGGGGGGCGGTCTATGGCCCGGACAAGGCCGAGCGCGCGATGGAGAACTTCTTCAAGGAGTCCACGCTGGCCGCGTTACGCGAGATGGCCCTTCGGCAGACCGCGCACGAAATCGATGTGCGGCAACGAGACGCCGTCGACCTGGATGCTCCGCCGCCCGACCCGAGGCCCAGCATCTTGCCCTCGACGGCAACGGCCGAGGCCCGGGAGCGGATTCTCATTCACCTGACGGAGTCGCTCGCCACCGTGGGCCTGATCCGGCGTGGCCGACGCGTCGCCGACTACCTAAAGGCCGACTGCTTTGCCGTGTCGGTGTTGGTCTCCGGCCGCCTCGAGGAGCTGGCGAAGGAGGCCCGCGAGGCGCTCGAGCGGCATCTGGAGTTCGCGCGGAAGCTGCACATCGAGGCCCGAGTGCTGGAGGGGAGGGACGAGGCGGAGGTCCTGGTGGACTTCGCACGCCGAAATGGGGTCACGCAGATCTTCCTTGCCAAGCCGTCCAAGCGTTTCATCCCCCTCCTGAACAAGAGGCACACCGCCATGAGGGTCGTACATCTCGCCAAGGACATGCAGGTGACGGTGGTCGCGGAGCGCCGGCCCCCGCGCGGGAACCCATCCTGA
- a CDS encoding PAS domain S-box protein — MRKTGIDFVGDVPWGTHFCHFFETEDDLLDTLLPYFKAGLEQREFCLWVVPEPTTPGEAISALRRAIPDLERYEADGSIEIHQGREWYLSAGALDLKGLMGAWDKKLRQALDRGFLGMRVNGSPSWLEREGWRDLCEYEEKFEEWVGDKRMVVSCSYPLATTGAGDILDVARTHNFALAKRNGLWEVVETPELRQAKAEIKQLNDELQRRVVERTAELGAANAELRTRNRQQSAVAALGQIAIRSRDLVALLNEATVITAATLGTDHALIGEWLPGGEGSRLRAGVGWGELVGMTLAANDALMSAHMLGSDAPLVVPDIGAESRLAVSQVALEHRVVSVIGVVVRGRSAPWGGLAVHSTRSRSFSPDDVDFLQSVANVLSLAVERHEVEVAQRRERETLEAIFDNIPVMISCFDASGRLSRVNREWERTLGWTLSEAQRLDILAEAYPNPQDRKIAEEFIRRAERRWADFQMRTQSGRVIDASWARFALSDGSRIGFGLDITERKEAEAAQRREKETLRAIFDNIPVMISITDTSERLWRVNREWERTLGWTLEEAQQVDLLTECYPDAESREAVLEFYRQVQNRWADFRMRTRDKRVIESSWACFDLSDGSRISLGLDITERKRAEAALRESDGRFRQLAESINEVFWLANRDNTELLYVSPAYERVFNRSRESLYRDPRSWLEAVHPEDRERVWRAAEEKGARGKLDETYRLVRGDGSIRWIRDQGFPIRDASGQIYRYAGIAEDVTDRRQAEEERAGLLESESKARAEAEAALERLHAIQRITDAALSYLGLDDLLRELLARLRGTLRADVASVRLIDDEGKALYARAIDGVPFERVAGVRIPLDAVHLDAPFLTNDVEPAASGRDGWYGEMWSDPRLPLRAAMSTPLLVEGKPIGLVGVTSTVAPFTEGDLHLLQVVADRVAPAIERGRLDEAVRAGREQLKALSRRLLSAQEEERRRLAVELHDELGQVLTAVKINLASLQRSAAALAPVHLRDAIASVDRAMETVRDLALDLRPSVLDDLGLPAAVRWYADRFARTTRIEVHLSIDAVPHLPSELETACFRVAQEALTNVARHAQARNVWVDLHSVAEALDLRVRDDGIGFDAGIARKRAIGGASVGLLGMQERISLAGGEYELLTRPGAGAEVRARLPLGGRAPRMP; from the coding sequence TTGAGGAAGACCGGTATCGACTTCGTGGGTGATGTCCCCTGGGGTACGCACTTCTGCCACTTCTTCGAGACGGAGGACGACCTCCTCGATACCCTGCTTCCTTACTTCAAGGCCGGTCTCGAACAGAGGGAGTTCTGCCTCTGGGTCGTCCCCGAGCCCACGACGCCGGGCGAGGCGATCAGTGCGTTGAGACGGGCTATCCCGGACCTGGAACGCTATGAAGCAGACGGAAGCATCGAGATCCATCAAGGCCGGGAGTGGTATCTGAGCGCAGGCGCCCTTGATCTCAAGGGGCTGATGGGCGCCTGGGACAAGAAGCTCAGGCAAGCCCTGGATAGGGGCTTCCTCGGCATGAGAGTAAACGGCAGCCCGTCTTGGTTGGAGAGAGAGGGTTGGCGCGACTTGTGCGAGTACGAAGAAAAGTTCGAGGAGTGGGTCGGCGACAAGAGGATGGTCGTGTCCTGCTCCTACCCCCTGGCCACGACTGGCGCCGGCGATATCCTAGATGTGGCGCGAACGCACAACTTCGCCCTGGCCAAGCGGAATGGACTCTGGGAGGTTGTCGAGACTCCCGAGCTCCGCCAGGCCAAGGCGGAGATCAAGCAACTAAACGATGAGCTCCAGCGGCGTGTCGTCGAGCGCACGGCCGAGCTCGGAGCAGCCAACGCAGAGCTGCGCACGCGCAACCGCCAGCAATCGGCGGTCGCCGCCTTGGGCCAGATCGCGATCCGGTCCCGGGACCTGGTCGCTCTGCTGAACGAGGCCACGGTCATCACCGCGGCAACGTTGGGCACCGATCACGCCCTCATAGGAGAGTGGCTCCCAGGGGGAGAGGGCTCCCGCCTGCGCGCAGGCGTGGGGTGGGGAGAGCTCGTCGGCATGACCTTGGCCGCCAACGACGCCCTGATGAGCGCTCACATGCTGGGCTCGGACGCGCCCCTGGTGGTTCCCGACATCGGAGCGGAGTCACGGTTGGCCGTCTCTCAAGTTGCCTTGGAACACCGGGTCGTGAGCGTGATCGGCGTCGTCGTTCGGGGTCGTTCTGCTCCGTGGGGAGGCCTCGCCGTCCACTCCACGCGCTCCCGGTCGTTCAGCCCCGACGATGTTGACTTCCTGCAATCGGTGGCGAACGTGTTGTCGCTGGCGGTGGAACGGCACGAGGTGGAGGTGGCGCAGCGCCGGGAGAGGGAGACCCTCGAAGCCATCTTCGACAACATACCCGTGATGATCTCGTGCTTCGACGCGTCCGGTCGTCTCTCGCGCGTGAACCGGGAGTGGGAGCGGACTCTCGGCTGGACGCTCTCCGAAGCACAACGGCTGGACATCCTGGCCGAGGCGTACCCCAACCCCCAGGATCGGAAAATAGCAGAGGAGTTCATCCGGCGGGCGGAGCGTCGTTGGGCCGACTTTCAGATGAGGACTCAGTCCGGGAGGGTCATCGATGCCTCGTGGGCGCGCTTCGCCCTCTCCGACGGCTCGCGAATAGGATTCGGGTTGGACATTACCGAGCGCAAAGAGGCGGAGGCGGCGCAGCGGCGGGAGAAGGAGACCCTGCGAGCCATCTTCGACAACATCCCGGTGATGATCTCGATCACCGACACATCCGAGCGGCTCTGGCGCGTGAACCGAGAGTGGGAGCGAACGCTCGGCTGGACCCTGGAAGAGGCACAGCAGGTCGATCTCCTGACCGAGTGTTACCCGGATGCAGAGAGCCGTGAAGCGGTTCTTGAGTTCTACCGGCAGGTGCAGAATCGCTGGGCGGACTTCCGCATGCGCACCCGTGACAAACGGGTTATCGAGAGCTCGTGGGCATGCTTCGATCTCTCGGACGGCTCGCGAATCAGTCTGGGGCTGGACATCACCGAGCGCAAACGGGCAGAGGCGGCGCTGCGCGAGAGCGACGGAAGGTTTCGGCAGCTGGCGGAAAGCATTAATGAGGTGTTCTGGCTCGCCAACCGCGACAACACTGAGCTGCTTTACGTAAGCCCCGCCTACGAGCGGGTCTTCAACCGCAGCCGCGAGAGCCTCTATCGTGATCCGAGGTCGTGGCTCGAGGCCGTTCATCCGGAGGATCGGGAGCGGGTTTGGCGCGCAGCCGAGGAGAAGGGTGCGCGAGGCAAGTTGGACGAGACCTACCGTCTGGTGCGTGGCGACGGGTCCATCCGGTGGATTCGTGACCAGGGCTTCCCGATCCGAGACGCCTCGGGTCAGATCTATCGCTACGCCGGGATCGCGGAGGACGTGACGGATAGGCGGCAGGCCGAGGAAGAGCGCGCGGGCCTCCTGGAGAGCGAGAGCAAGGCCAGGGCTGAAGCGGAGGCGGCGCTGGAGCGGCTTCATGCCATCCAAAGAATCACGGACGCTGCCTTGTCCTATCTCGGGCTGGACGATCTGCTGCGCGAGCTCCTCGCCCGGCTGCGCGGCACCCTGCGGGCGGACGTCGCTTCGGTGCGGCTCATCGACGACGAAGGGAAGGCGCTCTACGCAAGGGCGATCGACGGCGTACCCTTCGAGCGGGTGGCCGGAGTGCGCATTCCGCTCGACGCCGTCCACCTAGACGCGCCTTTCTTGACCAATGACGTAGAACCGGCCGCTTCCGGGAGGGACGGTTGGTACGGAGAGATGTGGTCGGATCCGAGGCTGCCTCTCCGGGCCGCGATGAGCACGCCCCTTCTCGTGGAAGGGAAGCCCATCGGCCTCGTGGGCGTAACGTCCACGGTAGCGCCCTTTACGGAAGGCGACCTCCATCTCTTGCAGGTGGTCGCAGACCGCGTCGCCCCTGCCATCGAGCGGGGCCGCCTCGACGAAGCGGTGCGCGCCGGCCGTGAGCAGCTGAAGGCGCTGTCCCGACGGCTCCTCAGCGCCCAGGAGGAGGAGCGGCGGCGGCTGGCCGTCGAGCTGCACGACGAGCTCGGGCAGGTGCTCACGGCGGTGAAGATCAATCTGGCGTCCCTCCAGCGCTCCGCCGCGGCCCTGGCGCCCGTCCATCTACGGGACGCCATCGCCTCCGTCGATCGGGCGATGGAGACGGTGCGGGATCTGGCGCTGGACCTGAGGCCGTCGGTGCTCGACGACCTCGGGTTGCCGGCGGCCGTCCGATGGTACGCGGATCGGTTCGCAAGGACCACGCGCATCGAGGTGCACCTGTCGATCGATGCGGTTCCCCACCTGCCCTCGGAGCTGGAGACTGCGTGCTTCCGAGTGGCCCAGGAGGCGCTGACCAACGTGGCCCGCCACGCGCAGGCCCGGAATGTTTGGGTGGATCTACACTCCGTGGCGGAGGCGCTGGACTTGAGGGTTCGCGATGACGGGATTGGCTTTGACGCCGGGATCGCCCGGAAGCGCGCGATCGGAGGGGCTTCGGTCGGCCTCCTGGGGATGCAGGAGCGCATTTCGCTGGCGGGCGGAGAGTACGAACTCTTGACTCGCCCGGGAGCCGGCGCGGAGGTGCGGGCCCGGCTCCCCTTGGGCGGGAGGGCCCCACGGATGCCATGA
- the hflC gene encoding protease modulator HflC, with translation MKNPLTLFAAAVVVVLLFSSVYTLSETEQAILTQFGRPVGGLITDPGLHMKIPFIQDVHRFDKRWLEFDGDAREITTKDKKYIWVDTYARWRIADPLRFYQAVRDERGAQSRLDDIVDGETRNAVASFDLIELVRSSNRPFQTTEELEGIGAAEAMAKISSGRGQIAQIILDKAAKITPEFGIELVDVRFRRINYVDTVQQKVFERMISERKRIAERSRSEGQGRAAEIRGEKERDILAATSVGYKSAQGLKGAADAKATAIYAKAYGKDPDFYQFSKTMETLNKSLDDKAWLILSSDSELLRYLKGSEGR, from the coding sequence GTGAAGAACCCCCTGACCCTGTTCGCGGCCGCGGTCGTGGTCGTCCTCCTCTTCTCCTCCGTCTACACGCTCTCGGAGACCGAGCAGGCGATCCTCACCCAGTTCGGGCGGCCGGTGGGAGGATTGATCACGGACCCCGGCCTGCATATGAAGATCCCCTTCATCCAGGATGTCCACCGTTTCGACAAACGCTGGCTCGAGTTTGACGGCGACGCCCGGGAGATCACGACCAAGGACAAGAAGTACATTTGGGTGGACACCTACGCCCGCTGGCGCATCGCGGACCCCCTACGGTTCTACCAAGCGGTACGGGACGAGCGGGGCGCTCAAAGTCGGCTCGACGACATCGTGGACGGGGAGACCCGCAACGCCGTGGCCTCCTTCGACCTCATCGAGCTGGTCCGCTCCAGCAATCGCCCCTTCCAGACCACGGAGGAGCTGGAGGGGATCGGGGCCGCCGAGGCCATGGCCAAGATCAGCTCCGGGCGGGGTCAGATCGCCCAGATCATTCTCGATAAAGCCGCTAAGATCACCCCCGAGTTCGGTATCGAGCTCGTAGATGTCCGCTTCCGTCGCATCAACTACGTGGACACCGTGCAGCAGAAGGTGTTCGAGCGGATGATCTCGGAGCGGAAGCGGATCGCGGAGCGGAGCCGCTCCGAGGGCCAAGGACGCGCCGCGGAGATCCGCGGCGAGAAGGAGCGTGACATTCTCGCCGCCACCTCCGTGGGATACAAGAGCGCCCAGGGGCTGAAGGGCGCTGCCGACGCCAAGGCCACGGCCATTTACGCGAAGGCCTATGGGAAGGACCCGGACTTCTACCAATTCTCGAAGACCATGGAGACCCTCAACAAGAGCCTTGACGACAAGGCGTGGCTGATCCTTTCCTCGGACTCCGAGCTCCTCAGGTACCTCAAGGGGTCGGAGGGAAGGTAG
- a CDS encoding response regulator, giving the protein MNSPPPTGEMVTVLLVEDEESLRELIREILQANGYEVLEAEDPTKAIETVANYEGAIHLLLTDVLMPGMNGRALAQRVRERRPDIRILYMSGHTEDSIAQSGLVEPGALLISKPFTQESLARKLREALGPRPREQG; this is encoded by the coding sequence GTGAATTCCCCTCCGCCCACTGGCGAAATGGTGACCGTGCTGCTGGTCGAGGACGAAGAGAGCCTTCGCGAACTCATCCGCGAGATCCTGCAGGCCAACGGCTACGAGGTCCTCGAAGCAGAGGACCCGACGAAGGCGATCGAGACGGTGGCGAACTATGAGGGCGCCATCCATCTCCTCCTCACGGACGTGCTCATGCCGGGCATGAACGGACGGGCGTTGGCGCAGCGGGTGAGGGAGCGAAGGCCGGACATCCGGATCCTCTACATGTCCGGCCACACGGAAGACTCGATCGCCCAGAGTGGTTTGGTCGAACCGGGAGCCCTGCTGATCTCGAAGCCCTTCACCCAGGAGTCTCTCGCTCGCAAGCTTCGGGAAGCCCTGGGTCCCCGACCGCGAGAACAGGGTTGA
- a CDS encoding sodium:solute symporter family protein, which translates to MNLYLVLLVGYSALLVGIGIGIGRRTRRASDFFVAGRRLGPGLLFATMLAANIGAGSTVGATGLGYRDGIAAWWWVGSTAIGSAVLAFWVGPALRRVSQRLDLHTVGDYLEYRYGPAVRVAEAVILGLASLAILAGQLIALAWVLEVTVGVPKALGCLIGGLVVTGYFSVGGLSAAVWVNVAQLTVKLVGLGIAVPFALREAGGWPGPSSVLAADAGYWGFWHNAGSGWPLLMLLAPAFAVSPGLLQKIYGARDDAAARLGAGATALALLLYSWVPPLLGILARSRFPDLASPELALPMLLRHSVPPVIGGLGLAAVFSAEMSAADAVLFMLSTSIAQDLYKRFFNPDASDARLLAAARLTAYLSGGAAIALAITLGNVIGALSVFYTLLTVSLFVPILGGLLIRGAGTAEALAAIALGLTGALAVHLTTSSRGEGALTPACVGTLAAAAGFITTRLLRFYSRTKPSPIS; encoded by the coding sequence ATGAATCTCTACCTCGTCCTGCTTGTCGGCTATTCCGCGCTCCTCGTCGGGATCGGCATCGGGATCGGGCGGCGCACGCGCCGGGCCTCCGACTTTTTTGTCGCTGGCCGCCGGCTGGGACCGGGGCTCCTCTTCGCCACGATGCTGGCTGCCAACATCGGGGCGGGATCTACGGTGGGGGCGACCGGGCTCGGCTATCGGGACGGGATCGCCGCGTGGTGGTGGGTGGGATCGACGGCGATAGGCTCCGCGGTGCTCGCGTTCTGGGTGGGGCCGGCCCTGCGGCGGGTGAGCCAACGGTTGGACCTTCACACAGTCGGCGACTACCTGGAATACCGGTACGGCCCGGCTGTTCGCGTGGCCGAGGCGGTGATCCTCGGCTTGGCCTCGCTCGCTATCCTGGCGGGGCAGTTGATCGCCCTCGCATGGGTGCTCGAGGTGACGGTGGGCGTCCCGAAGGCTCTCGGTTGCCTCATCGGGGGCCTGGTCGTCACCGGGTATTTCAGCGTGGGCGGTCTCTCCGCGGCGGTTTGGGTGAACGTCGCCCAGCTGACGGTCAAGCTGGTCGGTCTGGGGATCGCGGTGCCCTTCGCCTTGCGGGAAGCCGGCGGCTGGCCCGGCCCTTCGTCCGTGCTCGCGGCAGACGCGGGCTACTGGGGCTTCTGGCACAACGCCGGCTCGGGGTGGCCCCTGCTCATGCTGTTGGCCCCGGCCTTTGCCGTCTCCCCCGGTCTCCTCCAGAAGATTTACGGAGCGCGGGACGACGCGGCCGCCCGCCTCGGAGCGGGCGCTACGGCCTTGGCCCTCCTGCTTTACTCCTGGGTCCCGCCCCTCCTCGGCATCCTGGCACGCTCACGGTTCCCCGACCTCGCTTCCCCCGAGCTCGCGCTTCCTATGCTCCTGAGGCACTCGGTGCCGCCCGTCATCGGTGGCCTGGGGTTGGCGGCTGTCTTCTCGGCGGAGATGAGCGCGGCCGACGCCGTGCTCTTCATGCTCTCCACCTCCATCGCGCAGGACCTCTACAAGCGCTTCTTCAACCCCGACGCTTCCGACGCTCGTCTCCTCGCGGCTGCCCGCCTGACCGCGTACCTTTCGGGTGGCGCCGCCATCGCGCTCGCGATCACGCTAGGCAACGTCATCGGCGCCTTGAGCGTCTTCTACACCCTGCTTACGGTGAGCCTATTTGTCCCCATCCTGGGCGGCCTCCTCATCCGTGGGGCCGGCACGGCCGAGGCCCTCGCCGCCATCGCCTTGGGACTCACCGGCGCCTTGGCGGTTCATCTCACGACCTCGTCTCGAGGCGAGGGGGCCCTCACGCCAGCCTGCGTAGGAACCCTCGCCGCCGCGGCCGGCTTCATCACGACCCGGCTGCTGCGCTTCTATTCGAGGACCAAGCCCTCGCCAATCTCTTGA
- a CDS encoding response regulator yields MSRVLIIDDSEETCSVIADILSGEGYDVSSAAEGATGLAQAIATHPDLILCDIIMPGISGYEVLSTLRREPSTAVTPVIFLTGVGGPEAVRVGMNSGADDYLIKPVLPADLIATVAARLERSAAVRREAESSLLELTEELAGSLLPDQFLTPLTAVMGLASLLMEEGAIQSGDIKEVGRGILEAGQALQELIERFLAYAELQAAMPDVALVLQGDKAFETAREEAKGRALRVHRSDDLQISGVPTQVPMALDHWRSLIRELVDNALKFSRAGSPIALDLTSSNGEPTLTVRDHGQGLPAEYLGGLAHRAPLLRRSPDQAGLGLGLSVVRRLLQLYAGTLSFETSGGKGTTARVRFHPPQAKPSTS; encoded by the coding sequence ATGAGTCGAGTTCTCATCATCGACGATAGCGAGGAAACGTGCAGCGTCATCGCCGACATCCTGAGCGGCGAAGGATACGACGTGAGCTCGGCAGCAGAGGGGGCGACCGGCCTTGCTCAAGCCATCGCCACACACCCGGATCTGATCCTCTGCGACATCATCATGCCGGGGATCAGTGGCTACGAGGTACTGAGCACTCTGCGCAGAGAGCCGTCGACGGCGGTGACGCCCGTCATCTTTCTAACCGGGGTGGGAGGGCCAGAGGCGGTGCGGGTTGGAATGAACTCGGGCGCCGACGACTATCTGATCAAGCCTGTTCTCCCCGCCGACCTGATCGCCACCGTAGCGGCCAGACTAGAACGCTCGGCGGCGGTGAGAAGAGAGGCCGAGAGCTCGTTGCTGGAACTGACCGAGGAGCTGGCGGGTTCTCTTCTTCCAGATCAGTTTTTGACACCCCTCACGGCGGTCATGGGCCTGGCCTCTCTGCTGATGGAGGAAGGTGCGATTCAATCGGGAGACATAAAGGAGGTGGGCCGGGGGATTCTCGAGGCCGGCCAGGCTCTTCAGGAGCTGATAGAGAGATTTCTCGCCTACGCCGAACTCCAGGCCGCGATGCCCGATGTTGCTCTGGTTCTTCAGGGCGATAAGGCCTTCGAGACCGCTCGTGAAGAGGCCAAGGGCCGAGCTCTGCGCGTACACCGATCCGATGATCTGCAGATCTCGGGTGTGCCTACTCAGGTCCCGATGGCATTGGATCATTGGCGGTCGTTGATCCGGGAATTGGTCGACAACGCTCTCAAGTTCTCGCGGGCGGGGTCTCCGATCGCCTTGGACCTGACCAGTAGCAATGGCGAGCCGACGCTGACCGTTCGCGACCACGGCCAGGGGTTGCCCGCCGAATATCTCGGGGGGCTCGCGCATCGCGCGCCCCTCCTGCGGCGTAGCCCAGACCAAGCTGGTCTTGGTTTGGGGCTCAGTGTCGTTCGTCGGCTACTCCAGCTGTACGCGGGCACTCTCTCGTTTGAAACGAGCGGCGGAAAGGGCACGACCGCCCGCGTGCGCTTCCATCCTCCCCAGGCTAAACCCTCGACGTCCTAA